A stretch of Clostridium sp. BJN0001 DNA encodes these proteins:
- a CDS encoding phage tail tube protein, with the protein MSVAVNRILKGSNGVTWIDGEQLSTLKDIEVKIKGEFSDDNFCGDPATYSTYNGWSGEGKLTQAKIDSKLWAKLCEAYKTGVMPDIKIISALTDKATGKSERVAVTGVVFTEFSLIKYKAKEAVDEEFSFKFNDYDVLDKID; encoded by the coding sequence ATGAGCGTAGCAGTTAATAGGATATTAAAAGGTTCGAATGGTGTTACATGGATAGACGGAGAGCAGCTTTCAACTCTTAAAGACATAGAAGTAAAAATTAAAGGTGAATTTTCAGACGATAATTTTTGCGGAGATCCAGCAACATATTCGACATATAATGGCTGGAGTGGTGAAGGCAAATTAACTCAAGCTAAAATTGACAGTAAATTATGGGCTAAATTATGTGAAGCGTATAAAACTGGAGTAATGCCAGATATAAAGATAATTTCAGCGTTAACAGATAAAGCAACAGGGAAATCAGAAAGAGTTGCAGTTACTGGGGTAGTATTCACAGAATTTTCACTCATAAAGTACAAAGCTAAAGAAGCAGTTGACGAGGAATTTTCGTTCAAGTTCAATGATTATGATGTCTTAGATAAAATAGATTAA